In Paraburkholderia aromaticivorans, a single window of DNA contains:
- a CDS encoding IS701 family transposase, translating into MHSTAIAWERELEALHQRLGELFRRPEPRHRSLAYLKGLLGTVERKNGWQLAEWIGEETPDGVQHLLERAQWDADGARDVLREYVVEQLGERDAVLVVDETGFVKKGQHSAGVQRQYSGTAGRIENSQIGVFLCYAGRGGSAFIDRELYVPKAWTDDRVRCEAAGIPKAVEFATKPQLARSMLERALDAGVPCGWVTGDEVYGGDRHLRLWLESRGQSFVLAVAKNEPLWWQGPDYVRSDRIAEALPARAWRRLSAGAGAKGERLYDWALTPLWRLQITTEERRFGHYLLVRRSLDEQREHAYYVVYAPRSKATRQTLVNVAGRRWEIETGFEATKGECGLDQYEVRQWQGWYRHITLALLAHAALVTLRVRAKKNT; encoded by the coding sequence ATGCATTCGACGGCAATAGCGTGGGAGCGTGAACTGGAGGCGCTACATCAGCGGCTCGGAGAACTGTTCAGGCGACCCGAGCCCCGACATCGGTCTCTCGCTTACCTGAAGGGCCTGCTGGGCACAGTCGAGCGCAAGAACGGCTGGCAACTCGCCGAATGGATCGGCGAAGAAACGCCTGATGGCGTGCAGCACCTGCTCGAGCGGGCGCAATGGGATGCGGATGGCGCGCGCGATGTGCTCCGGGAGTACGTCGTTGAACAACTGGGCGAGCGCGACGCGGTGCTGGTTGTGGACGAGACCGGCTTCGTCAAGAAGGGGCAGCACTCGGCCGGTGTGCAACGCCAGTACAGTGGCACCGCAGGCCGTATCGAGAACAGCCAGATCGGCGTGTTCCTCTGCTATGCCGGTCGCGGCGGCAGCGCGTTTATCGACCGCGAACTGTATGTGCCCAAGGCGTGGACCGATGACCGTGTGCGCTGCGAGGCAGCGGGCATTCCCAAGGCGGTGGAGTTTGCAACGAAGCCGCAGCTCGCGCGCAGCATGCTTGAGCGGGCGCTGGACGCAGGTGTGCCGTGCGGCTGGGTCACGGGTGATGAAGTCTACGGCGGCGACCGTCACCTGCGGCTGTGGCTCGAGTCGCGCGGCCAGTCTTTCGTACTGGCCGTCGCGAAGAACGAACCCCTGTGGTGGCAGGGTCCCGACTACGTACGGTCCGACCGGATCGCCGAAGCCTTGCCGGCACGGGCATGGCGACGCCTGTCAGCAGGTGCCGGCGCCAAAGGCGAGCGCCTGTATGACTGGGCGTTGACTCCGCTGTGGCGTCTGCAGATCACCACAGAAGAGCGCCGCTTCGGGCATTACCTGCTGGTGCGGCGCAGCCTGGACGAGCAACGCGAGCATGCGTATTACGTCGTATACGCCCCGCGCAGCAAAGCCACACGGCAAACCCTGGTCAACGTCGCGGGCCGCAGGTGGGAAATCGAAACCGGCTTCGAGGCAACCAAAGGCGAATGCGGGCTCGATCAATACGAGGTACGCCAATGGCAGGGCTGGTACCGTCACATCACGCTGGCGCTGCTGGCCCATGCCGCGCTCGTCACCCTGCGGGTGCGCGCCAAAAAAAACACCTGA
- a CDS encoding IS5 family transposase (programmed frameshift): MPKELIDDELWSLIEPLLPARAPRNRQYAGRKPTPDRAVLTGIVFVLRSGIAWNLLPQEMGCGSGTACWRRLVAWQEAGVWQRIHEALLAELRRRGEIDLSRVLVDSSSIRAMPGGKKTGPNPTDRRKLGSKHHLIVDAKGLPLAVILTGANRHDVTQLDALVDAIPHIRGKRGRPLHKPQIVQGDRGYSSEPHRQRLRERGITPVLAKIGSPHGSGLGKTRWPVERSIAWLHSFRRLKIRYERYAHVHEAFLSLACALICWTRLKPMFN, translated from the exons ATGCCGAAAGAACTGATAGACGACGAATTGTGGTCACTCATCGAACCGCTGCTGCCTGCGCGAGCACCGCGCAATCGCCAATATGCCGGTCGAAAACCGACACCGGACCGAGCCGTTCTAACCGGCATCGTATTCGTGTTGCGCTCGGGCATTGCGTGGAACCTGCTACCGCAAGAGATGGGATGCGGTTCGGGCACCGCCTGCTGGCGACGGCTCGTGGCATGGCAAGAAGCAGGAGTCTGGCAACGCATCCACGAAGCGTTGCTGGCCGAACTGCGTCGTCGTGGCGAAATCGACCTGTCACGAGTGCTTGTGGACAGCTCGTCGATTCGTGCGATGC CTGGCGGGAAAAAAACCGGCCCGAATCCAACGGACCGGCGCAAGCTCGGCAGCAAACACCACCTCATCGTCGACGCGAAAGGCCTCCCGCTCGCGGTCATCCTGACCGGGGCGAACCGTCACGACGTCACCCAGCTTGATGCACTCGTCGATGCCATTCCACACATTCGCGGCAAGCGGGGACGTCCACTGCATAAACCGCAAATCGTTCAGGGCGACCGGGGCTACAGCTCGGAACCGCACCGGCAGCGTTTGAGAGAACGCGGCATCACGCCGGTACTCGCAAAGATTGGCTCGCCCCATGGCAGTGGCCTGGGTAAAACGCGTTGGCCAGTCGAGCGCTCGATTGCCTGGCTTCACTCGTTCCGACGCCTGAAGATTCGCTACGAACGCTATGCCCATGTCCATGAAGCCTTCCTGTCTCTGGCTTGTGCCTTGATTTGCTGGACGCGACTCAAGCCAATGTTTAACTAA
- a CDS encoding IS701 family transposase yields MDAKSSFDEYLEHLCEALGHSDRNAGLVGYCQGLMLPLRRKSVEPLAAHLEPERVSARHQSLHHFVSKSEWSDAALLEQVRRWVLPHMNPANGLFWIIDDTGFPKQGKHSVGVARQYCGQLGKQDNCQVAVSLSVATEDASLPVAYQLYLPHEWSEDPARCQRAGVPDEIAFSTKPQMAATQLREARESGAPDGIVLADAGYGNDSVFRDAISELGLTYAVGIQSSARVWAPGTAPLSVEPPIGQPGRPRKLLRRAPGHEPVSVKALARGLDASSYRMINWREGTRTILSSRFAAVRVRTSHRDYWRATQRDEQWLLIEWPQGDPEPAKYWLATLPEVTSLERLVSVAKMRWRIERDYQDLKQEFGLGHFEGRSWRGFHHHASLCIAAYGFLVAQRLIQGAGKKNFAIGSLFTLPDDYVPRGSPARPTTCG; encoded by the coding sequence ATGGACGCGAAATCGTCGTTCGATGAGTACCTGGAACATCTCTGTGAAGCGCTCGGACACAGCGATCGCAATGCAGGGCTGGTGGGGTACTGCCAAGGCTTGATGTTGCCGCTGCGGCGTAAGAGTGTTGAGCCGCTGGCCGCTCACCTTGAACCCGAACGTGTCAGCGCGCGCCACCAGTCCTTACATCACTTTGTTTCGAAGTCGGAATGGTCAGACGCTGCTTTGCTTGAGCAGGTCAGGCGTTGGGTATTGCCACACATGAATCCGGCCAACGGACTGTTCTGGATCATTGACGACACCGGCTTTCCGAAACAGGGCAAACATTCGGTAGGCGTCGCACGGCAATACTGCGGGCAGTTAGGAAAGCAGGACAACTGTCAGGTCGCAGTGAGCTTGTCGGTCGCCACGGAGGACGCCAGTTTGCCCGTCGCATACCAACTCTATTTGCCCCATGAATGGAGCGAAGATCCGGCACGATGTCAGCGCGCTGGCGTGCCTGATGAAATCGCGTTTTCGACCAAGCCGCAAATGGCGGCAACACAACTGCGTGAAGCGCGCGAAAGCGGCGCGCCTGACGGTATTGTGCTGGCAGACGCCGGTTACGGGAACGACAGTGTCTTCCGTGACGCCATCAGCGAACTGGGATTAACTTACGCAGTGGGCATTCAGTCCAGCGCCCGCGTCTGGGCTCCCGGCACGGCACCTCTGAGTGTTGAGCCGCCCATCGGGCAGCCTGGACGGCCGCGCAAACTGCTGCGCCGTGCGCCCGGTCACGAGCCAGTATCAGTCAAAGCGCTTGCGCGTGGTCTTGATGCTTCTTCCTACCGCATGATCAACTGGCGCGAAGGAACCCGCACCATCCTGAGTTCCAGATTTGCCGCTGTACGTGTACGGACATCGCACCGTGACTATTGGCGCGCTACACAGCGCGATGAGCAATGGCTCCTGATTGAATGGCCTCAGGGCGACCCTGAACCGGCTAAATATTGGCTCGCAACACTTCCGGAAGTGACGTCCCTCGAACGTCTGGTCAGTGTCGCGAAGATGCGCTGGCGTATCGAGCGCGACTACCAGGATCTGAAGCAGGAGTTCGGTCTGGGCCATTTCGAAGGCCGCAGTTGGCGTGGGTTTCACCATCATGCGTCGCTTTGCATCGCGGCCTACGGTTTTCTGGTTGCACAGCGCCTGATTCAGGGCGCTGGTAAAAAAAACTTCGCCATCGGCAGCCTCTTTACCTTACCCGACGATTATGTGCCACGGGGCTCCCCAGCGCGCCCAACGACATGTGGCTGA
- a CDS encoding lipid A biosynthesis lauroyl acyltransferase, whose translation MQRFGHLLVVALLRALSILPYKLVARLGSAIGAALYAIPSRRKHIVLVNLHLCFPAKSEHERDELAREHFRHVVRSYLERGVQWFGSAQRIRNLVQIESAIDLEDRNAPPTIFMGFHFVGIEIGCLIYSLKMPAASLYTHMSNTHLCDLARRQRGRFGAEMIERSTSARKIVRLLREGKPVMLAADMDHGVENSVFVPFFGVPACTLTSVSRLARMGRARVVPFVTEVLPDFKGYRLTVFPPLSDFPSGSDAHDAHRMNAFLETQIMKIPAQYYWVHRRFKHRPPGMPAVY comes from the coding sequence GTGCAACGATTCGGTCATCTGCTCGTCGTAGCTTTACTTCGTGCGCTCTCGATACTTCCGTACAAACTGGTCGCAAGACTTGGCAGCGCGATCGGCGCGGCCCTGTATGCGATTCCCAGCCGCCGCAAACATATAGTCCTTGTCAATCTGCACCTGTGCTTTCCCGCAAAGTCGGAACATGAACGCGATGAGCTTGCAAGGGAACACTTCCGGCATGTTGTGCGCAGCTATCTCGAACGAGGCGTTCAATGGTTTGGTAGCGCGCAAAGGATCAGGAATCTCGTCCAGATTGAAAGCGCGATTGATCTCGAAGACAGGAACGCTCCGCCCACGATCTTTATGGGGTTTCATTTCGTAGGCATCGAAATCGGATGCCTGATTTATTCACTGAAGATGCCTGCCGCTTCCTTGTACACGCACATGTCCAACACGCATCTTTGCGATCTGGCCAGGAGGCAGCGCGGCCGGTTCGGTGCAGAGATGATCGAACGTTCGACCAGCGCGAGGAAGATCGTGCGACTCCTTCGCGAGGGCAAACCGGTCATGCTTGCTGCGGACATGGACCATGGCGTCGAAAACTCTGTCTTTGTGCCTTTCTTTGGTGTCCCTGCGTGCACGCTAACCTCTGTTTCAAGACTCGCGAGAATGGGGCGCGCGCGGGTTGTGCCGTTCGTCACGGAAGTACTGCCGGACTTCAAAGGGTATCGGTTGACCGTTTTTCCGCCGCTGAGCGATTTCCCGTCGGGAAGTGACGCCCATGATGCGCATAGGATGAATGCGTTTCTTGAAACGCAGATAATGAAAATTCCCGCCCAGTATTACTGGGTGCATCGACGCTTCAAACATCGTCCACCGGGGATGCCCGCGGTATATTGA
- a CDS encoding BON domain-containing protein has translation MKACNLVNLLVVVGCVTLMSNVYAQASDAMPTASNPAASSGKATTADRKLARDVRKALSNAPNFNVSNVFVKARGGMVTLSGSVPDGLQIQQAAEVAKGVSGVTSVSNHLTLYTKGY, from the coding sequence ATGAAAGCATGCAACCTTGTGAATCTGCTCGTCGTCGTGGGATGCGTGACGCTCATGTCGAACGTCTACGCGCAAGCCAGCGACGCCATGCCGACGGCGTCGAATCCGGCCGCAAGTTCAGGCAAGGCGACGACAGCGGACAGGAAGCTGGCTCGCGATGTACGCAAGGCGTTATCGAATGCGCCCAACTTCAACGTGTCGAACGTATTCGTCAAGGCGCGCGGTGGTATGGTGACACTATCCGGCAGCGTGCCGGACGGTCTTCAGATCCAGCAGGCCGCGGAAGTGGCGAAGGGCGTGTCGGGTGTAACGTCGGTGAGTAACCATCTGACGCTCTATACGAAAGGGTATTAA
- a CDS encoding PAS domain-containing sensor histidine kinase — MFIPDSTGQPREDVSSMPMVIDAFAVGFGAFIIVLLLIRQSRRQDAGHGRVKSEVSIGGTAQSKDARMFRSHIAKVIPCRAEGSRANPADDRVLTTELEDHAQVRAPGTPDTSRDSVGQQRVEKSLPGSETRFRAMLDAAPVMIWMSDTTRLCTFFNRPWLDFTGRTLEQEMGNGWSEGVHPDDFDRCLNVYVSSFEARKNFIMEYRLRRRDGAYRWLLDTGVPQVDAVGTFLGFVGSCVDITDLRQAEEKFRGALEFLPVAILMLDQQGRIVLANEQTERLFGYRRHELIGQHATMLVRQLMTSSSSSPLPEALTVGETRDLLARRADGTEFPVEVKLNMVRSEEEGFVLATIVDRTDRIELHRHRQELAHLWRISTMGGLAASFAHELNQPLTAILSNTEAAQQLMEADPVDLDEVREILKDIVQDNARASEVIRGIRALVKKGVPEFASLDPAVVIRDAVRLLHSDAIQRGIRVSADFRGAPVMVYGDKVQLQQVMLNLLLNAFDAMDGGMSSDRLVTVLVTHEGPQTVRVAVRDSGSGLSGDQLAVIFNPFVTSKPNGLGLGLSISRRIVETHAGSLWGENNTGRGATFYFTLPVVDTP; from the coding sequence TTGTTCATCCCTGACTCTACTGGCCAACCTCGCGAGGATGTATCCTCCATGCCTATGGTTATCGACGCCTTTGCTGTAGGGTTTGGAGCCTTCATCATCGTACTGCTGCTCATCCGTCAGTCACGGCGGCAAGATGCCGGGCACGGGCGGGTAAAGAGCGAGGTAAGTATCGGCGGCACTGCGCAATCGAAAGACGCCAGAATGTTTCGTTCGCACATCGCTAAGGTGATACCGTGCCGCGCCGAAGGCTCTCGTGCAAATCCTGCCGACGACCGCGTTTTGACGACTGAGCTGGAAGATCACGCCCAAGTGCGCGCGCCCGGGACGCCAGACACATCGAGAGACTCTGTCGGGCAGCAGCGAGTGGAGAAGTCTCTACCCGGGAGCGAAACGCGCTTCCGGGCGATGCTGGACGCGGCTCCGGTGATGATCTGGATGTCAGACACGACTCGCCTTTGCACGTTTTTCAACAGACCGTGGCTGGATTTTACGGGGCGTACGCTCGAGCAGGAAATGGGCAACGGGTGGTCGGAGGGCGTGCACCCGGACGACTTCGATCGGTGCCTGAATGTATATGTCTCATCGTTTGAAGCGCGCAAGAATTTCATTATGGAATACCGTCTGCGCAGGCGGGATGGGGCGTATCGCTGGCTCCTCGATACCGGCGTGCCCCAGGTGGACGCGGTCGGCACGTTTCTCGGCTTTGTCGGTTCCTGCGTCGACATCACGGATCTCAGACAAGCTGAAGAAAAATTTCGGGGTGCTCTCGAATTTCTGCCCGTTGCAATTCTTATGCTCGATCAACAAGGCCGGATCGTGCTGGCCAATGAGCAAACCGAAAGGCTCTTTGGCTATCGACGCCACGAACTGATCGGACAGCACGCGACGATGCTCGTCCGGCAACTGATGACCAGTAGCAGCTCCAGCCCCCTACCAGAGGCTTTAACGGTGGGAGAAACCCGCGATCTGCTCGCGCGGCGCGCGGACGGGACCGAGTTCCCGGTCGAGGTCAAACTCAATATGGTTCGATCCGAAGAGGAAGGGTTTGTGCTCGCGACCATCGTGGACAGGACCGATCGGATTGAACTGCATCGGCACCGGCAGGAACTGGCCCACCTTTGGCGAATCTCGACGATGGGCGGACTGGCGGCTTCGTTTGCCCATGAGTTGAATCAGCCGCTTACGGCCATCCTGAGCAACACCGAGGCAGCCCAGCAGCTTATGGAAGCCGATCCGGTTGATCTCGACGAAGTGCGCGAGATACTGAAGGACATCGTTCAGGACAACGCTCGCGCGAGCGAAGTAATCCGGGGAATTCGCGCTCTCGTCAAGAAAGGCGTCCCGGAATTTGCGTCGCTCGACCCCGCCGTTGTGATCCGCGATGCCGTGCGGCTGCTACATAGCGATGCCATCCAGCGCGGCATACGTGTGTCAGCAGACTTCCGCGGCGCCCCGGTCATGGTGTATGGCGACAAGGTCCAGTTGCAGCAGGTCATGCTCAATCTCCTGCTTAACGCGTTCGATGCAATGGACGGCGGCATGTCCAGCGACCGCCTCGTGACAGTACTCGTGACGCATGAGGGACCGCAGACAGTGCGCGTCGCTGTACGCGATAGCGGGTCCGGCCTTTCCGGCGACCAGCTCGCAGTGATCTTCAACCCATTTGTTACCTCGAAGCCGAACGGCCTGGGTCTCGGGCTGTCGATCAGCCGCAGGATTGTCGAGACACACGCTGGCAGCCTTTGGGGCGAAAACAACACGGGTCGAGGCGCGACGTTTTATTTCACGTTGCCGGTAGTGGACACTCCGTAG
- a CDS encoding high-potential iron-sulfur protein — MQSPRRHFMILAASLASSIALSGKASAETPAVSERDPTAQSLGYRADATQVDKVKYSKYQPGQACATCQLYQGKAGDASGPCPIFAGKQVSAKGWCSAYVKKA; from the coding sequence ATGCAATCACCACGTCGTCACTTCATGATACTGGCCGCTTCGCTGGCCTCATCCATCGCACTCTCGGGCAAGGCGTCGGCCGAGACGCCTGCGGTATCCGAACGCGATCCGACCGCACAGTCGCTTGGCTATAGGGCGGACGCGACACAGGTCGACAAGGTTAAATATTCGAAGTATCAGCCAGGCCAGGCATGCGCCACCTGTCAGCTCTATCAGGGCAAGGCTGGCGATGCATCAGGTCCGTGCCCGATCTTCGCCGGTAAGCAGGTCTCGGCGAAGGGGTGGTGCAGCGCGTACGTGAAGAAGGCCTGA
- a CDS encoding c-type cytochrome — protein MKSPNVLILILLATVGISAAFAEPAEKAPSAAALNRTVSVTLPDSKQVFPPGAGAEIANSQCMICHSAGMVTRQPPLRFGEWKAEINKMRTVYGAPMPAEQVEELATYLTAIKGKQ, from the coding sequence ATGAAAAGTCCAAACGTGTTGATATTGATTCTGCTCGCTACCGTCGGCATCTCCGCCGCCTTCGCCGAACCCGCAGAGAAAGCGCCGTCGGCCGCAGCCTTGAATCGCACCGTCAGTGTCACCCTCCCCGACAGTAAGCAGGTTTTCCCGCCAGGCGCCGGTGCTGAGATCGCCAACTCGCAGTGCATGATCTGCCATTCGGCTGGCATGGTCACGCGCCAGCCGCCATTGCGCTTCGGAGAGTGGAAGGCGGAGATCAACAAGATGCGCACCGTATACGGCGCACCCATGCCCGCGGAGCAGGTAGAAGAACTTGCTACGTATCTGACCGCTATCAAGGGCAAACAGTAG
- a CDS encoding molybdopterin-dependent oxidoreductase has translation MKDDSHGVDARRRKMLLGLAAGGVAGTMAGWNRGAWPAETFNLPFAGGERDRTSAFPQKGEMLLVRTRPPLLETPFHVFDRGVFTPNDQFFVRWHLADIPTKVDGAAFRLNVHGQVERALSLSLTELRNEFEPVELAAVNQCSGNSRGFYDSRVAGAQWANGAMGNALWTGVRLRDILDRAGIKGGAVQARFNGLDAGVLPATPDFIKSLDIDHARDGEVMIAYAMNGQPLPLLNGFPLRLVVPGWYSTYWVKMLNDIEVLDHPDDNFWMSKAYLIPDTPHASITPGQTGVKMVPINRMVPRSFVTNLTNGQNVAAGKPLTARGIAFGGDTGVRDVSVSSDGGASWASTRLGHDHGKYSFRQWETHLIPKAGPMELKIRATNTAGVVQPDAANWNASGFMRNVVESITLMAS, from the coding sequence ATGAAAGATGATTCCCACGGCGTGGACGCGCGCCGGCGCAAGATGCTTCTCGGTCTTGCCGCCGGCGGTGTCGCCGGCACCATGGCCGGCTGGAACCGCGGCGCGTGGCCGGCAGAAACATTCAACCTGCCATTCGCTGGCGGCGAGCGCGACCGGACGAGCGCGTTCCCGCAGAAAGGCGAGATGCTGCTGGTGCGCACCCGTCCGCCGCTATTGGAGACGCCGTTTCATGTCTTCGATCGAGGTGTCTTCACGCCAAATGACCAGTTTTTCGTGCGCTGGCATCTAGCCGATATTCCCACCAAGGTCGACGGCGCCGCATTTCGCCTAAACGTTCACGGACAGGTTGAACGAGCGCTAAGCCTGAGCCTGACTGAACTGCGGAACGAGTTCGAACCGGTTGAACTGGCAGCGGTGAACCAGTGCTCCGGCAACTCGCGGGGATTCTACGATTCGCGCGTGGCGGGGGCTCAATGGGCCAATGGCGCGATGGGCAATGCGCTATGGACCGGTGTCCGTCTGCGCGATATCCTGGATCGCGCGGGTATTAAGGGCGGCGCCGTGCAGGCTCGCTTTAATGGGCTCGACGCTGGGGTCCTCCCGGCCACGCCCGACTTTATCAAGTCGCTCGACATCGACCATGCGCGCGACGGTGAAGTGATGATCGCCTATGCGATGAACGGTCAGCCGTTGCCGCTGCTGAACGGCTTTCCGCTGCGCCTGGTTGTGCCCGGCTGGTACTCGACCTACTGGGTGAAAATGCTCAACGATATCGAAGTGCTGGATCACCCGGACGACAACTTCTGGATGTCAAAGGCATACCTGATACCGGATACCCCCCATGCCAGCATCACGCCTGGCCAGACCGGCGTCAAGATGGTGCCGATCAACCGGATGGTCCCACGCTCGTTCGTCACCAATCTCACGAATGGCCAGAATGTTGCTGCCGGCAAACCCCTCACCGCGCGTGGCATCGCCTTCGGCGGAGACACCGGCGTGCGCGACGTCAGCGTGTCGTCGGACGGCGGCGCAAGCTGGGCGTCCACGCGTCTCGGCCACGATCATGGCAAATACAGCTTCAGGCAATGGGAAACGCACCTGATACCCAAGGCCGGTCCCATGGAATTGAAAATCAGGGCGACGAACACAGCGGGGGTCGTGCAACCAGATGCCGCAAACTGGAACGCTTCGGGCTTCATGCGCAATGTTGTCGAGTCCATCACGCTAATGGCTTCCTGA
- a CDS encoding LysR substrate-binding domain-containing protein, producing MTLDQLRIFVAVAEQQHVTRAANVLALSQSAVSSSIAALEAQYDVKLFHRIRRNIVLTDAGQQFLCEARAVLASASSAGNMLADLAGLRRGALSLAASQTVANYWIPKVMQRFHAVHPGVSLKLSITNTGQVVRQVAEGAVDLGFVEDQVDTDGLEVRAVAQDELVLVVAPSHLWASHDSTADNIVDLRDSAWVLREQESGTRGIFEKMVRNLGGDPSGFEIALELPSNEAVRSAVEAGAGATVMSRLVAASSLSAGTLIALRWPLPSRDFLMLRHQQRYVTEAMRVFFQMASE from the coding sequence ATGACGCTCGATCAACTTCGTATCTTTGTTGCGGTTGCGGAGCAGCAACATGTGACGCGTGCGGCCAACGTACTGGCGCTTTCGCAATCGGCGGTGAGCAGTTCAATCGCCGCCCTCGAAGCGCAGTATGACGTAAAGCTATTCCACCGGATTCGCCGAAATATTGTGCTTACTGACGCCGGCCAGCAGTTTCTCTGCGAAGCACGCGCGGTGCTCGCCAGCGCCTCTTCGGCCGGAAACATGCTAGCCGATCTAGCCGGATTGCGGCGCGGTGCGTTATCGCTTGCGGCGAGTCAAACGGTGGCAAATTACTGGATACCGAAGGTGATGCAACGGTTCCACGCGGTCCACCCCGGCGTCTCGCTCAAGCTCTCAATCACGAATACCGGACAAGTCGTTCGGCAGGTTGCCGAGGGCGCCGTCGATCTGGGCTTCGTGGAAGACCAGGTGGATACCGATGGTCTTGAGGTGCGCGCGGTTGCCCAGGACGAACTGGTGTTAGTGGTCGCCCCGAGCCACCTTTGGGCCAGTCACGATTCGACGGCTGACAATATTGTTGACTTGCGCGATAGCGCCTGGGTTCTGCGTGAACAGGAGTCGGGTACGCGCGGGATCTTCGAAAAGATGGTGCGAAACTTGGGGGGCGATCCCTCCGGCTTCGAGATCGCGCTGGAGCTTCCGTCGAACGAAGCGGTACGCTCCGCGGTTGAGGCTGGCGCTGGCGCAACGGTGATGTCCCGTCTGGTCGCAGCTTCCTCACTCAGTGCCGGGACGCTGATAGCACTCCGTTGGCCGCTGCCGTCGCGCGATTTCCTGATGCTGCGTCACCAGCAGCGTTATGTGACGGAGGCGATGCGCGTGTTCTTTCAGATGGCGTCGGAATAA
- a CDS encoding YeiH family protein → MSTPLEPHALAARRLAESGPLAWVQAHAPGVALCIAVTLAAFALQLAEQRIFGRAWLEALVLAILIGTAVRSVWKPAAHWNAGINFSARTLLEIAVVLLGASLSTQTLEAAGVGLLAGIVAVVAAAIVVSYGTARLLGLHHRMALLVACGNSICGNSAIAAVAPVIRAHSDDVAASIAFTAVLGVIVVLGLPLLIPVLHLSNLQYGVLAGLTVYAVPQVLAATVPVSALSAHLGTLVKLVRVLMLGPVILVLSIGSRRGATTALPGASKKARLAWHQVVPWFIIGFLALVVLRSASLIPTEALPPISTMANLLTIISMAALGLGVDVRMVAKAGPRVILAVVLSIVALALISLVLIRLLGMA, encoded by the coding sequence ATGTCGACTCCACTCGAACCCCATGCTCTAGCCGCAAGGCGCCTGGCCGAATCCGGCCCTCTGGCTTGGGTGCAAGCCCATGCGCCGGGCGTGGCCCTATGCATTGCCGTCACGCTGGCCGCTTTCGCGTTGCAACTGGCTGAGCAGCGCATATTCGGGCGCGCCTGGCTGGAAGCATTGGTCCTCGCCATTCTCATCGGCACGGCGGTGCGGAGTGTCTGGAAGCCGGCCGCTCACTGGAACGCCGGCATCAATTTCAGCGCCAGGACATTGCTGGAAATTGCCGTGGTCTTGCTGGGCGCCTCGCTCAGCACCCAGACCCTTGAAGCGGCCGGGGTGGGACTGCTGGCAGGCATCGTAGCGGTCGTCGCGGCGGCCATCGTGGTCAGTTACGGTACCGCGCGCCTCCTTGGTTTGCACCATCGGATGGCCTTGCTGGTCGCATGCGGCAACTCGATCTGTGGAAACTCGGCGATCGCCGCCGTTGCTCCAGTGATCCGGGCGCATAGCGATGACGTGGCCGCGTCGATTGCCTTTACCGCTGTGCTTGGCGTCATCGTCGTGCTCGGACTGCCGCTGCTGATTCCTGTGCTGCACCTTAGCAACCTGCAATACGGCGTACTGGCCGGACTGACTGTCTACGCGGTGCCGCAGGTGCTCGCTGCAACGGTCCCCGTGTCGGCCCTCAGTGCCCATCTCGGTACGTTGGTCAAACTGGTCCGTGTGCTGATGCTCGGCCCCGTGATTCTTGTCTTGTCAATTGGCTCGCGTCGTGGTGCAACTACTGCATTGCCGGGTGCATCGAAAAAAGCGCGCCTCGCCTGGCACCAAGTCGTGCCCTGGTTCATCATTGGCTTCCTGGCACTGGTCGTCCTCCGTTCGGCTAGCCTCATTCCGACGGAAGCGTTACCGCCGATCAGCACTATGGCTAATTTGTTGACAATAATTTCGATGGCAGCTCTCGGTCTGGGCGTCGATGTGCGAATGGTCGCCAAAGCTGGCCCCCGTGTGATACTCGCTGTGGTGCTGTCGATCGTCGCGCTCGCGCTCATCAGCCTCGTGCTGATTCGCTTGCTGGGCATGGCCTAA
- a CDS encoding DUF6900 domain-containing protein: MVEAVVKECGLDPLLVIASEELEIGSFEETGKVATDILLVRISSIERALERAYDFGLLMGHTVSQAEYPNARRSKRTCRTDHDWVRAAATDILSTYCRGFFDWRSRPLTREQAGRGQSAIGNQKTLCIMENFA; the protein is encoded by the coding sequence ATGGTCGAAGCGGTGGTGAAGGAGTGTGGCTTGGATCCGCTACTCGTCATCGCCAGCGAGGAACTCGAAATTGGGTCCTTCGAAGAGACGGGTAAAGTTGCAACAGACATCCTGCTCGTCCGAATTTCAAGCATCGAGCGCGCGCTTGAGCGGGCTTACGATTTTGGCCTGTTGATGGGGCACACCGTCAGTCAGGCCGAATACCCGAATGCGCGGCGGTCCAAGCGGACATGTCGCACGGATCACGATTGGGTGCGTGCTGCGGCGACGGACATTCTCAGCACATATTGCAGAGGGTTTTTTGATTGGCGATCGCGGCCCCTGACGCGTGAGCAGGCCGGTCGGGGCCAGTCCGCGATCGGTAATCAAAAAACCCTCTGCATTATGGAAAACTTCGCATAA